One Narcine bancroftii isolate sNarBan1 chromosome 3, sNarBan1.hap1, whole genome shotgun sequence DNA window includes the following coding sequences:
- the mab21l2 gene encoding protein mab-21-like 2, with product MIAAQAKLVYQLNKYYNERCQARKAAIAKTIREVCKVVSDVLKEVEVQEPRFISSLSEIETRFEGLEVIAPTEFEVVLYLNQMGVFNFVDDGSLPGCAVLKLSDGRKRSMSLWVEFITASGYLSARKIRSRFQTLVAQAVDKCSYRDVVKMVADTSEVKLRIRERYVVQITPAFKCTGIWPRSAAQWPMPHIPWPGPNRVAEVKAEGFNLLSKECYSLTGKQSSAESDAWVLQFGEAENRLLMGGCRKKCLSVLKTLRDRHLELPGQPLNNYHMKTLLLYECEKHPRETDWDESCLGDRLNGILLQLISCLQCRRCPHYFLPNLDLFQGKPHSALESAAKQTWRLAREILTNAKSLDKL from the coding sequence ATGATCGCGGCTCAAGCCAAGCTGGTCTATCAGCTGAACAAGTATTACAACGAGCGGTGCCAGGCTAGGAAAGCCGCGATCGCCAAGACTATACGAGAAGTGTGCAAAGTGGTTTCCGATGTCCTTAAAGAAGTGGAAGTCCAAGAGCCACGTTTCATCAGCTCTCTTAGCGAGATCGAAACGCGCTTCGAAGGGTTGGAAGTGATCGCTCCAACAGAATTTGAGGTGGTCCTTTATCTGAACCAAATGGGGGTTTTCAACTTTGTGGACGATGGCTCACTGCCTGGCTGCGCTGTGCTAAAACTGAGCGATGGGCGCAAGCGGAGCATGTCGCTTTGGGTCGAGTTTATTACAGCTTCGGGCTATCTGTCAGCCCGGAAGATCCGTTCGAGATTCCAAACCCTGGTAGCACAGGCAGTGGACAAATGCAGTTATCGAGATGTGGTGAAGATGGTGGCGGATACGAGCGAGGTAAAACTAAGAATCAGGGAGCGTTACGTGGTGCAGATCACGCCAGCTTTCAAATGCACAGGCATCTGGCCCAGGAGTGCGGCCCAGTGGCCCATGCCACACATCCCCTGGCCGGGTCCGAATCGGGTGGCCGAAGTTAAGGCTGAAGGCTTCAATCTTCTTTCCAAAGAGTGCTACTCCCTGACGGGCAAGCAGAGCTCGGCCGAGAGCGACGCTTGGGTTTTACAGTTCGGCGAAGCTGAGAACAGGCTACTGATGGGTGGCTGCAGGAAAAAGTGCTTATCCGTTTTAAAGACGTTGCGAGATCGACACCTCGAGTTGCCGGGACAGCCCCTCAATAACTACCACATGAAGACACTACTGCTCTACGAATGCGAGAAACACCCCAGAGAAACCGATTGGGACGAGTCATGCCTCGGTGACCGTCTCAACGGCATTCTGCTCCAGCTCATCTCCTGTCTGCAGTGCCGGAGATGTCCTCATTACTTTCTTCCAAACCTAGATCTTTTCCAAGGAAAGCCTCATTCCGCTCTGGAAAGCGCGGCTAAACAGACATGGCGATTGGCGAGAGAAATTCTTACCAACGCAAAAAGCCTCGATAAGCTATAG